The following proteins are co-located in the Eleginops maclovinus isolate JMC-PN-2008 ecotype Puerto Natales chromosome 1, JC_Emac_rtc_rv5, whole genome shotgun sequence genome:
- the LOC134870011 gene encoding HAUS augmin-like complex subunit 7 produces MAGALKEKQLVEHVYATLQTASCPLVEGLYLQEADSMLQLLCTPSQHRTDILAWICSSINPNFAYSEAISMRSKDPDVQIKEMAMLGQELMLCRAADLDLIRGDASPHRQLQFLEQLLSLVPSCEKSAGHRTNQEALLNELYAAENLPHFTQMLTPTLDPWPAHIKALRNSTKSLSHRSSREEPEDVAAPLQHAQSTLEKLQSECEFLSSETQSPGVFSPGSLRVAACDLQMLMAAFSHVFETDLRAYCSRDPPSFSTETHVFQRIHVLLLAFIMELEMLKEVSEASASTTEEVNQLKTQPSYRSRGEKHSLPDRLEELTRRIRDVFSLLHS; encoded by the exons ATGGCGGGggctttgaaagaaaaacaactcgTTGAACACGTTTATGCTACACTGCAG ACTGCGTCCTGTCCCCTGGTGGAGGGTCTGTACCTGCAGGAAGCAGACAGcatgctgcagctgctctgcaCCCCCTCCCAGCACCGCACAGACATCCTGGCGTGGATCTGCAGCAG TATTAACCCAAACTTCGCCTATTCCGAGGCTATATCTATGAGATCCAAAGACCCGGATGTTCAGATTAAAG AAATGGCTATGCTGGGGCAGGAGCTGATGCTGTGCAGGGCAGCGGACCTGGACCTGATCAGG GGTGATGCGAGTCCTCACCGGCAGCTTCAGTTCCTGGAGCAGCTGCTGTCTTTAGTTCCTTCCTGCGAGAAGTCTGCTGGGCACAGAACGAATCAGGAGGCGCTGCTGAACGAGCTCTACGCTGCCGAGAATCTGCCTCACTTCACACAAATGCTCACACCCACCCTGGACCCCTGGCCTGCACACATCAA GGCTTTACGCAATAGTACCAAATCATTGTCCCACAGATCAAGTCGAGAAGAGCCTGAGGATGTAGCCGCTCCTTTGCAGCACGCTCAGTCTACACTGGAGAAGCTGCAGTCAGAG TGTGAGTTCCTGAGCAGTGAGACTCAGAGTCCCGGTGTGTTCTCTCCGGGCTCTCTAAGGGTGGCAGCCTGTGACCTCCAGATGTTGATGGCTGCTTTCAGCCATGTTTTTGAAACAGACCTGAGAGCTTACTGCAGCAGAGACCCCCCCAGCTTCAGCACAGAGACCCACGTCTTCCAGAGGATACACGTGCTGCTGCTGGCCTTCATTATG GAGTTGGAAATGCTAAAGGAAGTGTCAGAAGCTTCTGCATCCACTACTGAGGAGGTAAACCAGCTCAAAACACAGCCCAGTTACCGGAGCAGAGGAGAGAAGCACAGCTTAC ctgATCGACTGGAGGAACTCACCAGGCGAATAAGAGACGTCTTCTCCCTGCTTCATTCCTGA
- the LOC134870022 gene encoding large ribosomal subunit protein mL49-like: MAACLNLALRGALLSKGRHSAAVGIRFVCNPPPEEKRNLISESTEEYKFVERLIPPSRVPTPPKHAGPTPSGWTPPADTPPPLPYMIRRSRMHNIPVYTDLTHGSRKTTLVRKVEGDIWALEKDVKQYLKEVVGKELPTQVNEVTMTLKVKGHFDSELKQWLANQGF; the protein is encoded by the coding sequence ATGGCGGCCTGCTTAAACCTTGCTCTTCGAGGTGCTCTTCTATCAAAGGGAAGACATTCAGCGGCAGTCGGAATACGGTTTGTTTGCAACCCTCCTCCGGAAGAGAAAAGGAATTTGATATCAGAATCTACGGAGGAATACAAGTTCGTAGAGCGGCTCATTCCGCCGTCCAGGGTGCCCACACCGCCTAAACACGCCGGTCCCACCCCGTCCGGTTGGACCCCTCCGGCGGACACCCCTCCGCCCCTGCCCTACATGATCCGCCGCTCCCGCATGCACAACATCCCGGTGTACACCGACCTGACCCACGGCAGCCGCAAGACAACGCTCGTACGGAAAGTGGAGGGGGACATTTGGGCTCTGGAGAAGGACGTGAAGCAGTATCTGAAGGAGGTGGTGGGGAAGGAGCTGCCCACACAGGTCAACGAGGTCACCATGACCttgaaggtcaaaggtcactttGATAGTGAGCTGAAACAATGGCTGGCCAACCAAGGcttctga